From the Fulvia fulva chromosome 2, complete sequence genome, one window contains:
- a CDS encoding SWR1-complex protein 5 produces MARERYVSKVVEPEPEPPEEEVEEYNENEDEDFAPEEADDDENVSSSSEDEENTAATKPAPKKSGKRKTADVDGDLDSGDEATIKERKRKKRRKDAGANDEDSGGEGGLVRTRAQRVVEKEERKNRKRARDGEVTIDVNALWADLSSMPIGRTTITPPKPEDDAMDIDDEENNKENAPISSEDMITIKRRIEYAGEVTIVTDTVPRSSKEAKQYLAEHPELDPSNPTPADSTGLLKPLKRPSMFEPNPIGLVKGVAPEKLRLKAPTRLDVLMAEKRAEEKKKKAQKMSTVQKSQLDWKGFVDQEGLRDELDEYGKSRRGFLAREAFLDRAAGAREQAARDARLKL; encoded by the coding sequence ATGGCGCGAGAACGATATGTGAGCAAGGTCGTAGAGCCAGAGCCTGAGCCACCGGAAGAGGAAGTCGAAGAATACAACGAGAACGAAGACGAGGACTTTGCGCCTGAAGAAGCCGACGACGACGAGAACGTTTCGTCGTCTTCCGAAGATGAAGAAAATACGGCGGCAACCAAGCCTGCTCCGAAGAAAAGCGGAAAGCGAAAGACGGCGGACGTAGATGGAGACTTGGATTCCGGTGACGAGGCAACAATCAAGGAGAGGAAGCGCAAGAAGCGAAGAAAGGACGCAGGCGCAAACGATGAAGACTCGGGCGGCGAGGGCGGTCTCGTTCGAACGAGGGCGCAAAGAGTAGTAGAGAAGGAAGAACGCAAGAATCGCAAGCGTGCACGAGATGGCGAAGTCACAATCGATGTGAATGCACTATGGGCAGACCTCAGCAGCATGCCCATAGGTCGGACAACGATCACTCCACCCAAACCCGAGGACGATGCGATGGACATCGACGACGAGGAGAACAACAAGGAGAATGCCCCAATATCGTCAGAAGATATGATCACCATAAAACGCCGCATCGAATACGCCGGCGAAGTCACCATCGTCACAGACACAGTCCCCCGCTCCTCGAAAGAAGCGAAACAATACCTCGCCGAACACCCCGAACTCGACCCCTCAAATCCTACACCCGCAGACTCAACAGGTCTACTGAAGCCGCTGAAACGTCCCTCCATGTTCGAGCCGAATCCGATAGGACTGGTCAAAGGTGTTGCGCCGGAGAAGTTACGGCTCAAAGCTCCTACGAGATTGGATGTGCTTATGGCGGAAAAGAGGGCggaggagaagaagaagaaggcgcAGAAGATGAGTACGGTGCAAAAGAGTCAGTTGGATTGGAAGGGATTCGTGGATCAGGAGGGTTTGAGGGACGAGTTGGACGAGTATGGGAAGAGTCGGAGGGGTTTCTTGGCGAGGGAGGCGTTCTTGGATCGTGCAGCTGGTGCGAGGGAGCAGGCTGCGAGGGATGCGAGGTTGAAGCTGTAG
- a CDS encoding Tungstate-binding protein TupA: MADGLREADHVDANSLPQCIAVTHPHVARYRKTRLLEQDHGPAGSQSLSTIDQEVYGDPRHPIRFRIGNGGAGFTGLLRVLSESYIREHGNDFGIGWVANHSRYSQLALLADVVQVALTYEPDNEDLAIGEGWAVRVCRAFNDHFVLAGPESDLGARTIVEGLRSIAQRNLVADSGPQRLQQLIFHTRGDGSATYCKERSLWKAAGTDIENSKWVKTYAVAPYDALRRAEAEGAFLISDRATFLSAKEDGVISSLRVHVEGGPELLNPCSALVRDDATRMACQEGANACDFAKWLSGSKAQDIIHDYGRDWKLEKPLFTVATQKEFAEDDRLVPSR, translated from the coding sequence ATGGCCGATGGTCTTCGTGAGGCGGATCACGTCGATGCCAATAGTCTCCCGCAATGTATCGCTGTCACGCACCCACACGTGGCACGTTATCGGAAGACGCGGTTACTCGAGCAAGATCATGGCCCTGCTGGATCGCAATCGCTGAGCACCATAGATCAAGAGGTGTACGGCGACCCCAGGCACCCGATCCGATTCAGGATAGGCAACGGCGGCGCTGGATTCACGGGGCTTCTGAGAGTACTGAGCGAGAGCTATATCCGTGAGCATGGCAACGACTTCGGGATAGGGTGGGTCGCGAACCACAGTCGCTACTCACAGCTAGCCTTACTCGCCGATGTCGTGCAAGTGGCGTTGACTTACGAACCCGACAACGAAGACCTGGCCATTGGAGAAGGCTGGGCTGTAAGAGTCTGTAGAGCATTCAATGACCACTTCGTGTTGGCGGGTCCCGAAAGTGATCTCGGAGCTCGAACAATCGTTGAAGGCTTACGCTCAATCGCACAACGCAATCTTGTGGCAGATTCTGGTCCCCAGCGATTGCAGCAGCTGATCTTTCACACGCGCGGCGATGGCTCTGCGACGTACTGCAAGGAGCGCTCACTCTGGAAGGCCGCCGGTACTGACATCGAAAACAGCAAGTGGGTCAAGACCTATGCCGTTGCTCCATACGATGCTTTGCGCCGAGCAGAGGCAGAAGGCGCGTTCCTGATTAGCGATCGTGCAACCTTTCTCTCCGCGAAGGAGGATGGGGTGATATCTTCTCTTAGGGTTCATGTCGAAGGCGGTCCAGAATTGCTCAATCCATGTTCAGCGCTAGTGAGGGACGATGCGACCAGGATGGCGTGCCAAGAGGGGGCAAATGCATGTGATTTTGCGAAATGGCTAAGCGGAAGCAAGGCGCAAGATATTATACACGACTATGGTCGGGACTGGAAGCTTGAGAAGCCACTCTTTACCGTCGCCACGCAGAAAGAATTCGCAGAGGACGATAGACTCGTGCCTTCCCGATGA
- a CDS encoding RuvB-like helicase 2, protein MAAPITTVSDSKERQGLNLIAAHSHIHGLGVTPDTLTPKPAADGLVGQLQARKAASVILQMVKEGKIAGRAVLISGPPSTGKTAIAIGMSKGLGEDVPFTMLASSEIFSLEMSKTEALEQAFRKSIGVRIREESEVIEGEVVEIQIDRSVTGNNKSGKLTLKTTDMETLYDMGTRMIDSMTKEKVMAGDIISIDKASGRITKLGRSYTRSRDYDSVGADAKFIQCPDGELQVRRETVHTVSLHEIDVINSRTQGFLALFSGDTGEIRSEVREQINTKVAEWKEEGKAEIVPGVLFIDEVHMLDIECFSFINRALEDELAPIVIMASNRGSTTIRGTSYKSPHGLPLDFLDRVVIISTQPYQCDEIQQILSLRAQEEELDVSPDALALLTKIGLETGLRYASNLITTSHLLSQKRRAKEVEIGDVQRSFQLFYDPTRSVRFVSEFERRFIGEDGGVTLGAGTNGVTNGDAMET, encoded by the exons ATGGCGGCG CCTATAACGACCGTATCCGACTCGAAAGAGCGCCAGGGGCTCAATCTCATCGCCGCGCACTCTCACATTCACGGCCTCGGCGTCACGCCAGACACTCTTACACCAAAACCTGCAGCAGATGGCTTAGTCGGGCAGTTGCAGGCGCGAAAGGCCGCCAGCGTCATATTACAGATGGTGAAGGAGGGCAAAATCGCAGGACGAGCTGTGCTGATCTCTGGACCGCCGAGCACTGGAAAGACAGCCATTGCGATAGGCATGAGCAAAGGCTTAGGAGAAGATGTACCATTCACGATGTTGGCTTCGTCGGAGATTTTCAGCCTCGAGATGAGCAAGACAGAAGCATTGGAGCAAGCATTCAGAAAATCCATCGGAGTGCGGATACGGGAAGAGAGCGAGGTCATTGAGGGAGAGGTAGTAGAGATCCAGATTGACAGATCTGTGACTGGGAACAACAAGAGTGGGAAGCTCACGCTGAAAACGACGGACATGGAAACACTGTACGACATGGGCACTCGGATGATCGACAGCATGACGAAGGAGAAGGTGATGGCCGGAGACATCATCAGCATCGACAAGGCCAGCGGCAGGATCACAAAGTTGGGACGAAGCTACACGAGGAGTCGAGATTACGATTCCGTGGGCGCAGACGCGAAATTCATACAGTGCCCTGACGGCGAGCTGCAAGTCCGACGAGAGACGGTACACACAGTTTCCTTGCACGAGATCGATGTGATTAACAGCCGCACACAAGGATTCCTGGCCCTGTTCTCTGGTGATACCGGGGAGATTCGATCGGAGGTCAGGGAGCAGATCAATACCAAGGTCGCAGAGTGGAAGGAAGAGGGCAAGGCGGAGATCGTGCCTGGCGTGCTTTTCATCGACGAAGTGCACATGCTGGACATTGAATGCTTCAGCTTCATCAATCGAGCACTTGAAGACGAGCTGGCTCCCATTGTCATCATGGCATCCAACCGTGGCTCAACGACTATTCGAGGTACCAGCTATAAGAGTCCGCATGGCTTGCCTTTGGACTTTCTGGACCGCGTGGTCATTATCTCTACACAACCGTACCAGTGTGATGAGATCCAGCAAATCCTGTCCCTACGTGCCCAAGAAGAGGAGCTTGATGTGTCGCCAGACGCACTGGCTCTCTTGACCAAGATCGGTTTGGAGACAGGTCTGCGGTATGCCAGCAACCTCATCACGACATCTCATCTACTGTCTCAAAAGCGGAGAGCCAAGGAGGTCGAAATTGGGGACGTGCAGCGGTCGTTCCAGCTGTTCTACGATCCGACCAGGAGTGTGCGATTTGTATCAGAATTCGAGAGAAGGTTCATTGGCGAAGATGGCGGCGTGACATTAGGAGCGGGTACAAATGGTGTTACCAATGGGGACGCTATGGAGACCTGA
- a CDS encoding 40S ribosomal protein S5, producing the protein MSDGEVEVEAVQAYPVLPKDVTAEIGSTKLFNKWSYEDVEIRDISLTDYIQIRQPVYISHSAGRYAVKRFRKAQCPIIERLTNSLMMNGRNNGKKLMAVRIVAHAFEIVHIMTDQNPIQIAVDAIVNCGPREDSTRIGSAGTVRRQAVDVSPLRRVNQAIALLTIGAREAAFRNIKSIAECLAEELINAAKGSSNSYAIKKKDELERVAKSNR; encoded by the exons ATGTCTGACGGCGAGGTCGAAGTCGAGGCCGTCCAGGCCTACCCAGTCCTGCCAAAGGATGTCACCGCTGAGATTGGCAGCACCAAGCTGTTCAACAAGTGGAGCTACGAGGACGTCGAGATCAGGGACATTTCGCTCAC CGACTACATTCAGATCCGCCAGCCAGTATACATCTCCCACTCCGCTGGCCGGTACGCCGTCAAGCGCTTCCGCAAGGCGCAATGCCCCATCATCGAGCGTCTCACCAACTCGCTCATGATGAACGGCCGCAACAACGGAAAGAAGCTCATGGCTGTCCGCATCGTTGCCCACGCCTTTGAGATT GTTCACATCATGACCGACCAGAACCCAATCCAGATCGCCGTCGACGCCATCGTCAACTGCGGCCCTCGCGAAGACTCCACCCGTATCGGTAGCGCAGGTACCGTCCGTCGTCAAGCCGTCGATGTTTCCCCGCTCCGCCGTGTCAACCAGGCCATCGCCCTCCTCACCATCGGTGCCCGCGAGGCCGCTTTCCGCAACATCAAGAGCATCGCCGAGTGCTTGGCGGAAGAGCTCATCAACGCTGCCAAGGGTAGCAGCAACAGCTACGCCATCAAGAAGAAGGACGAGCTGGAGCGTGTGGCCAAGAGCAACAGATAG